Proteins from a genomic interval of Bradyrhizobium sp. CCBAU 53340:
- a CDS encoding glutathione S-transferase family protein: protein MKLSFSAASPFARKVRIAAIELGLIDKIEFTPATVAPGTVNEDYSKITPLKKLPVLITDDGDVILDSYVIVEYLNEMAGGSLIPDYGPRRWKAKTNHSLINGMLDSMLLCRYEKMVRPQGLQWQAWSDDHWNRAWTGMARFENMPEVLNGPFDISQIGLVCVLGYADFRFADCGWRKAYPKLDAFHQKMLERPSVKISVPPAA from the coding sequence ATGAAACTCTCCTTCTCCGCCGCCTCGCCCTTCGCCCGCAAGGTGCGCATCGCCGCGATCGAGCTCGGGCTGATCGACAAGATCGAATTCACGCCGGCGACCGTCGCGCCCGGCACGGTCAACGAGGACTATTCGAAGATCACGCCGCTGAAGAAGCTGCCGGTTCTGATCACTGACGACGGCGACGTCATCCTCGACTCCTATGTCATCGTCGAATATCTCAACGAGATGGCCGGCGGCAGCCTGATCCCGGATTACGGCCCGCGGCGTTGGAAGGCCAAGACCAATCACTCGCTCATCAACGGCATGCTCGATTCCATGCTGCTGTGCCGCTACGAGAAGATGGTGCGGCCGCAGGGCCTGCAATGGCAAGCGTGGTCGGACGACCACTGGAACCGGGCCTGGACCGGCATGGCGCGCTTCGAGAACATGCCTGAGGTACTGAACGGCCCGTTCGACATCTCGCAGATCGGCCTCGTTTGCGTGCTCGGCTACGCCGACTTCCGCTTCGCCGATTGCGGCTGGCGCAAGGCCTATCCGAAGCTCGACGCCTTCCATCAGAAGATGCTGGAGCGGCCCTCCGTGAAGATCTCGGTGCCGCCGGCCGCATAA
- a CDS encoding MBL fold metallo-hydrolase yields the protein MSLKYAVGDLTIHRVIEQETSFVPALDMLPGLTAEVLAENRAWMRQAKALDEQDVLLLCFQSYVVKTPHHTILIDSCIGNDKPRPQRPKWNMKTDDTYLRGLNAAGFTPDDIDFVMCTHLHVDHVGWNTRLENGRWVPTFPKARYVFAKQEYDHWFEQNAKTEIPPFADSVLPVVEANRHELVGNDHQIGDHVRIVPTPGHTPGHIAIAMGRGKDDAVFSGDLMHSPLQTLYPELSIKFDVDPARAATTRRGFLERYCDTDTLCCTAHFPSPSVGKIKRKGSGFVCAAV from the coding sequence ATGAGCCTGAAATACGCGGTCGGCGACCTCACCATCCATCGCGTCATCGAACAGGAAACCTCTTTCGTGCCGGCGCTGGACATGCTGCCCGGCCTCACGGCCGAGGTGCTGGCCGAGAACAGGGCCTGGATGCGCCAGGCCAAAGCGCTGGACGAGCAGGACGTGCTGCTCTTGTGCTTCCAATCCTATGTGGTGAAGACGCCGCACCACACCATCCTGATCGACAGCTGCATCGGCAATGACAAGCCGCGGCCGCAGCGGCCGAAATGGAACATGAAGACGGACGACACGTACCTGCGCGGGCTCAATGCCGCCGGGTTCACGCCTGACGACATCGACTTCGTGATGTGCACGCATCTGCACGTGGATCACGTCGGCTGGAATACGCGGCTGGAGAATGGCCGCTGGGTGCCGACCTTCCCCAAGGCGCGCTACGTCTTCGCCAAGCAGGAATACGACCACTGGTTCGAGCAGAATGCGAAAACGGAGATTCCGCCGTTCGCCGACAGCGTGCTGCCGGTGGTCGAAGCGAACAGGCACGAACTTGTCGGCAACGATCACCAGATCGGCGACCACGTCCGCATCGTGCCGACGCCGGGCCATACGCCCGGCCACATTGCCATCGCAATGGGGCGCGGCAAGGACGACGCGGTGTTTTCCGGCGACCTCATGCACTCGCCGCTGCAAACGCTCTATCCGGAGCTGTCGATCAAGTTCGACGTCGATCCGGCCAGGGCGGCCACGACGCGGCGCGGTTTTCTGGAGCGCTATTGCGACACCGACACGCTGTGCTGCACCGCGCATTTCCCCTCGCCCTCGGTGGGGAAGATCAAGCGCAAGGGCAGCGGCTTCGTCTGCGCGGCGGTGTAG
- a CDS encoding alpha/beta fold hydrolase has translation MTALPDIPLPGGIRSRYVDGINGLRMHVLEAGFETKGRRCILLLHGFPELAFSWRKVMPALAAAGYHVLAPDQRGYGRTTGCSADYDGDLAPFSLPNLVRDALSLVSAFGYRQVDLAGHDFGSPVAAWCALIRPDVFRSVTLMSAPFGGAPALPFNTVDTPASPAPEDSVHRELAALPRPRIHYQWYYSTRAANSDMLHAPQGLHNFLRAYYHHKSADWIDNEPYPLKSWSASELAKLPTYYVMDLGETMPQTVAKEMPSPAAVAANQWLPDSDLAFYSAEYGRTGFQGGLQWYRYGTTGVLNNEMQLFAGRSIDVPSCFIAGKQDWGTYQRPGVFEAMQGRGCTRMLGCHLVDGAGHWVQQEQPAEVSRLLLTFLRDAATV, from the coding sequence ATGACTGCACTTCCCGACATTCCTCTCCCCGGCGGCATCCGCTCGCGTTATGTCGATGGCATCAACGGCTTGCGCATGCATGTGCTGGAGGCCGGCTTCGAGACCAAGGGCCGTCGCTGCATCCTGCTGCTGCACGGCTTTCCCGAGCTCGCATTCTCCTGGCGCAAGGTGATGCCAGCACTCGCAGCCGCGGGCTATCACGTCCTCGCGCCTGACCAGCGCGGCTATGGCCGCACTACGGGCTGCAGTGCGGATTACGACGGCGATCTCGCACCGTTCTCGCTTCCTAATCTGGTGCGCGATGCGCTCTCGCTGGTATCGGCGTTTGGTTACAGGCAGGTCGATCTGGCGGGGCATGACTTCGGCAGCCCGGTTGCCGCCTGGTGCGCGCTGATCCGCCCCGATGTGTTTCGCTCGGTGACGCTGATGAGTGCTCCGTTCGGCGGCGCGCCGGCATTGCCGTTCAACACCGTCGATACCCCGGCAAGCCCAGCGCCGGAAGATTCCGTGCATCGCGAGCTCGCCGCGCTGCCGCGCCCGCGCATTCACTATCAATGGTACTATTCGACACGCGCGGCCAATTCCGACATGCTGCACGCACCGCAGGGCCTGCACAATTTCCTGCGCGCCTACTACCATCACAAGAGCGCCGACTGGATCGACAACGAGCCGTATCCGCTCAAATCATGGTCGGCGAGCGAGCTTGCAAAGCTGCCGACCTATTACGTGATGGACCTCGGCGAAACGATGCCCCAGACAGTCGCGAAGGAGATGCCCTCGCCTGCCGCGGTTGCCGCCAATCAATGGCTGCCGGACAGTGATCTTGCTTTTTACAGCGCCGAATATGGTCGCACCGGATTCCAGGGCGGCCTGCAATGGTATCGCTACGGCACGACGGGCGTGCTCAACAACGAGATGCAACTGTTCGCGGGCCGCAGCATCGACGTGCCCTCCTGCTTCATCGCGGGCAAGCAGGATTGGGGCACCTATCAGCGTCCCGGCGTGTTCGAGGCGATGCAGGGGCGTGGCTGCACCAGGATGCTCGGCTGCCATCTCGTTGATGGCGCCGGCCATTGGGTGCAGCAGGAGCAGCCCGCCGAGGTCAGCCGGTTGCTGCTGACCTTCCTCCGCGACGCAGCAACGGTCTGA
- the mbfA gene encoding iron exporter MbfA — protein sequence MKNFADLTEREVLAVAISSEEEDSRIYMTFAEDLKERYPDSAKLFEQMAEEERGHRHMLLELYEQRFGQHLPPIRREDVKGFLKRRPIWLTKNLPLDTIRREVETMELEAERFYAKAAEQAEDVNVRRLLGDLAEAEKSHENTAARLTDEILKPDVRAEEDRTRRRMFVLQYVQPGLAGLMDGSVSTLAPLFAAAFATHHNWQTFLVGLAASIGAGISMGFAEALSDDGSLTGRGSPWLRGVTCGAMTTLGGLGHTMPYLVPDTWPNAFWIATAIACIVVFFELWAIAFIRARYMDTPFLQAVFQIVLGGAIVLAVGILIGAA from the coding sequence GTGAAGAACTTTGCCGACTTGACCGAACGCGAGGTGCTCGCGGTCGCGATCTCCTCCGAGGAGGAGGACAGCCGCATCTATATGACCTTTGCCGAGGATCTGAAGGAACGCTATCCGGACTCGGCCAAGCTGTTCGAGCAGATGGCCGAGGAAGAGCGCGGCCATCGCCACATGCTGCTGGAATTGTACGAGCAGCGCTTCGGCCAGCATTTGCCGCCGATCCGCCGCGAGGACGTCAAAGGATTCCTCAAGCGCCGACCAATCTGGCTCACCAAAAATCTACCGCTCGACACCATCCGCAGGGAAGTCGAGACCATGGAGCTCGAGGCCGAGCGCTTCTATGCGAAGGCCGCCGAGCAGGCCGAGGACGTCAATGTGCGCAGGTTGCTGGGCGACCTCGCCGAAGCGGAAAAGAGCCACGAGAACACCGCAGCAAGACTGACCGACGAGATCTTGAAGCCCGACGTGCGCGCCGAGGAAGATCGCACGCGACGGCGGATGTTCGTGCTGCAATATGTGCAGCCGGGCCTTGCCGGCCTGATGGACGGCTCGGTCTCGACACTGGCGCCGCTGTTTGCCGCCGCCTTTGCAACGCATCACAACTGGCAGACGTTTCTGGTCGGCCTTGCGGCTTCGATCGGCGCCGGCATCAGCATGGGCTTTGCGGAAGCGCTGTCCGACGACGGCTCGCTCACGGGGCGCGGCTCGCCGTGGCTGCGGGGTGTCACCTGCGGCGCGATGACGACGCTCGGCGGCCTCGGCCATACCATGCCCTATCTCGTCCCGGACACGTGGCCCAATGCGTTCTGGATCGCGACCGCGATCGCCTGCATCGTCGTGTTCTTCGAATTGTGGGCGATCGCCTTCATCCGCGCGCGCTACATGGACACGCCGTTCCTTCAGGCCGTATTCCAGATCGTGCTCGGCGGCGCGATCGTGCTGGCGGTGGGCATCCTGATCGGGGCGGCGTAG
- a CDS encoding cytochrome b, translated as MTLRLQYGTPAKIFHWLIVALLAMQYPIGWLMPDIHRGMSPGAGMTFHISIGLVILTLTALRLGWRLTHPVAPESSLPPWQRLSSEAIHWLLYALVLATTLSGWLFASFRGWSVSFFYLVPLPMLASDNAAAGRAIDGLHQAMEWALLVTIGLHIAAALVHIFVYRDRVMQRMLPG; from the coding sequence ATGACCCTTCGTCTTCAATACGGTACACCCGCCAAGATCTTTCACTGGCTCATCGTCGCGCTGCTGGCCATGCAATACCCGATCGGCTGGCTCATGCCTGACATCCATCGGGGCATGAGCCCGGGCGCCGGCATGACGTTTCACATATCGATTGGACTTGTGATCCTGACGCTGACCGCGCTCCGCCTTGGCTGGCGTCTCACCCATCCCGTCGCGCCTGAGAGCTCTCTGCCCCCCTGGCAACGCCTGTCCTCGGAGGCCATTCACTGGCTGCTCTACGCCCTGGTGCTGGCGACCACGCTCTCGGGATGGCTGTTCGCGTCGTTCCGGGGATGGTCCGTGTCGTTCTTCTATCTCGTGCCGCTGCCGATGCTCGCCTCCGACAACGCGGCTGCCGGCCGCGCCATCGACGGCCTCCATCAGGCGATGGAATGGGCGCTGCTGGTCACCATCGGCCTTCACATCGCCGCCGCGCTCGTGCACATCTTCGTCTATCGCGACCGGGTGATGCAGCGCATGCTGCCGGGGTAA
- a CDS encoding amidase — MAKSEWSFKSAIELSAALTAKKVSSVELTQDAIDRIERHDGKINAICVRDFDRALDAARAADAALARGERKPLLGLPMTVKESYNIAGLPTTWGNPAHKDFIAKEDALPVTRVKDAGTIVLGKTNVPLALADWQSYNDIYGTTNNPYDLGRTPGGSSGGSSAALAAGYGPLSLGSDIGGSLRVPAFHCGVYAHKPTFDLLPSRGHTPPPAPPLAYERDLAVVGPMARSAGDLSLLLDVMAGPDPLDNGKAYRLALPAARHGSLKDFRVLVVDTDPVLPTDSTIRGSINTLADNLAKAGVKIERSSPLLPDFAASSRLYMRMLLSFLAASFPPEFYAGAVAAAAALPASNDSLQAERLRGIALSHRDWLLANGGRTRLRAQWRELFKTFDAVICPIMPTPAYPHDHSEDQEQRRITIDGKEHVYTDQLAWPGIATLPGLPSTAIPTGFAPDGLPVGVQIVGPWLEDRTPLKLAELIEHEFGGFVPPKMFDD, encoded by the coding sequence GTGGCGAAATCAGAATGGAGTTTCAAGAGCGCGATCGAGCTGTCGGCCGCGTTGACGGCAAAGAAGGTCTCGTCGGTCGAGCTCACGCAGGATGCGATCGACCGCATCGAGCGGCACGATGGCAAGATCAACGCGATCTGCGTCCGCGATTTCGACCGCGCGCTCGACGCGGCGCGCGCAGCCGATGCGGCGCTCGCGCGGGGCGAGCGCAAGCCACTGCTTGGCCTGCCGATGACCGTGAAGGAATCCTACAACATCGCCGGCCTGCCCACGACCTGGGGCAATCCCGCGCACAAGGACTTCATCGCCAAGGAAGATGCGCTGCCGGTGACGCGGGTGAAGGACGCCGGCACCATCGTGCTCGGCAAGACCAACGTGCCGCTCGCCCTCGCCGACTGGCAGAGCTACAACGACATCTACGGCACCACTAACAACCCCTACGATCTCGGCCGCACGCCGGGCGGCTCCTCTGGCGGCTCGTCGGCGGCGCTCGCGGCCGGTTACGGCCCGCTCTCACTCGGCTCGGACATCGGCGGCTCGCTGCGCGTGCCGGCCTTTCACTGCGGCGTCTACGCGCACAAGCCGACCTTCGATCTGTTGCCCTCGCGCGGCCATACGCCGCCGCCGGCTCCGCCACTCGCCTATGAGCGCGATCTCGCCGTGGTCGGCCCAATGGCGCGCAGCGCCGGCGATCTATCCTTGCTGCTCGACGTCATGGCCGGGCCCGACCCGCTCGACAACGGCAAGGCCTACAGGCTCGCGCTGCCCGCCGCGCGTCACGGCTCGCTGAAAGATTTTCGCGTCCTCGTGGTGGATACCGACCCGGTGCTGCCGACCGACAGCACGATACGCGGAAGCATCAACACGCTCGCCGACAACCTCGCCAAGGCCGGCGTCAAGATCGAACGCAGCAGTCCGCTGCTGCCGGATTTCGCGGCGTCCTCGCGCCTCTATATGCGGATGCTGCTGTCGTTTCTCGCCGCCAGCTTCCCGCCCGAATTCTACGCAGGCGCGGTTGCAGCAGCGGCCGCACTGCCTGCCAGCAACGACAGCCTGCAGGCCGAACGCCTGCGCGGCATTGCGCTCAGCCATCGTGATTGGCTCCTGGCCAATGGCGGACGCACGCGGCTGCGCGCACAATGGCGCGAGCTGTTCAAGACGTTCGATGCCGTGATCTGCCCGATCATGCCGACGCCGGCTTATCCGCACGATCATTCAGAAGACCAGGAGCAGCGCCGGATCACCATCGACGGCAAGGAGCACGTCTATACCGACCAGCTCGCCTGGCCCGGCATCGCCACGCTCCCCGGCCTGCCCTCGACCGCGATCCCGACGGGTTTTGCGCCGGATGGACTGCCTGTCGGCGTACAGATCGTCGGCCCGTGGCTGGAGGACCGCACGCCGCTCAAGCTGGCCGAACTGATCGAGCACGAGTTCGGCGGGTTCGTGCCGCCGAAGATGTTTGACGACTAG
- a CDS encoding nuclear transport factor 2 family protein, whose protein sequence is MSQDLEQLTALNRDYVASVQNCDVKRFNEILAPEFYCSNPDKTLVDRAAFLEQTARPIAIRNLHAFDVIIRIMGDFAIIHAATSYTTADGQQATGRYTDCWAKKNGTWLAVSAHVSR, encoded by the coding sequence ATGAGCCAGGACCTTGAACAGCTCACTGCACTCAACCGCGACTACGTTGCGTCCGTCCAGAACTGCGACGTCAAGCGCTTCAACGAGATCCTGGCGCCGGAGTTCTACTGCTCCAACCCCGACAAGACCCTGGTCGACCGCGCCGCCTTCCTGGAGCAGACGGCGCGTCCGATCGCGATCCGCAATCTGCATGCGTTTGACGTCATCATCCGCATCATGGGCGACTTCGCCATCATCCACGCAGCAACGAGCTACACCACCGCGGACGGCCAGCAGGCGACCGGACGATATACCGATTGCTGGGCGAAGAAGAACGGGACGTGGCTCGCGGTATCCGCGCATGTGTCGCGGTGA
- a CDS encoding Zn-dependent alcohol dehydrogenase: protein MKAAVLYEVNKPLVIEDVSLPKPGPREVLIRTAVAGLCHSDLHFMEGLYPHPLPAVLGHESAGIVEQVGSDVTYVKPGDHVVTCLSVFCGTCDNCTTGRTVLCTDTTVKMMPGVSDRMQWSKPEKLHQFLNLSSFAEQMLVHENAIVKIRKDMPLDLAALIGCGVITGYGAVVNTAKVTAGETVAVIGCGGVGMAAINGAQIAGAGRIIAIDTNPAKLQLATKLGATDIINPADGDVVKQVRDLTNGGVHHSFEVLGRKETAEQAFGMLASGGTATIVGMIPFGQKIELHGFDFLRERKIQGSSMGSNHFRVDMPRLVDFYLRGRLHLEDWISAKLKLSEINEGFANMKAGKTLRSVIVFDS from the coding sequence ATGAAGGCCGCCGTCCTCTACGAAGTCAACAAGCCGCTGGTCATCGAGGATGTCAGCCTGCCGAAGCCCGGTCCGCGCGAGGTGCTGATCCGCACCGCGGTCGCCGGACTCTGCCACTCCGACCTGCACTTCATGGAAGGCCTCTATCCGCATCCGCTACCCGCTGTGCTCGGGCACGAATCCGCCGGCATCGTCGAGCAGGTCGGCTCTGATGTCACTTATGTGAAGCCCGGCGACCACGTCGTCACCTGCCTGTCCGTGTTCTGCGGCACCTGCGACAATTGCACCACCGGGCGCACGGTGCTTTGCACGGACACCACGGTGAAGATGATGCCGGGCGTCTCCGACCGGATGCAATGGTCGAAGCCGGAGAAGCTGCACCAATTCCTGAATCTGTCGTCCTTTGCCGAGCAGATGCTAGTGCATGAGAACGCGATCGTCAAAATCAGGAAGGACATGCCGCTCGATCTCGCCGCGCTGATCGGCTGCGGCGTCATCACCGGCTATGGAGCGGTGGTGAATACCGCGAAGGTGACGGCCGGCGAGACCGTGGCGGTGATCGGCTGCGGCGGCGTCGGCATGGCCGCGATCAACGGCGCGCAGATCGCGGGGGCCGGCCGCATTATCGCTATCGACACCAATCCCGCAAAACTCCAGCTCGCAACCAAGCTGGGCGCCACCGACATTATCAATCCCGCCGACGGCGACGTGGTGAAGCAGGTGCGCGATCTCACCAATGGCGGCGTGCATCATTCCTTCGAAGTGCTCGGCCGCAAGGAAACCGCGGAGCAGGCCTTCGGCATGCTGGCCTCCGGCGGCACGGCCACCATCGTCGGCATGATCCCGTTCGGCCAGAAGATTGAGCTGCACGGTTTCGATTTCCTGAGGGAGCGCAAGATCCAGGGCTCGTCGATGGGCTCGAACCATTTCCGCGTCGACATGCCGCGTCTGGTCGATTTCTACCTGCGCGGCCGGCTGCACCTGGAGGACTGGATCTCGGCCAAGCTGAAGCTCTCCGAGATCAACGAAGGTTTTGCCAACATGAAAGCCGGCAAGACGCTGCGCAGCGTGATCGTGTTTGATAGCTAG
- a CDS encoding acyl-CoA dehydrogenase family protein — MHKSVTAQPKDAATAPSGLLAPDTSGMNFYRADPALTDLLRIHLPDPLFRHIEPHLDRLGELAGGRLDECARLADRHTPVLHQRDKFGRDVQWIEYHPAYRELENAAFGEFGIHALSLRKGIMGWPDKYPVVAKHAFTFLFNQTEFGMGCPINVTDGCAKLLSNFGSEALKAKYLDGLTSTDMSKLTQGGQFMTEKEGGSDVGTLTTRAVPEGDHWRLYGEKWFCSNADAKVVMLLARPEGAGPGTRGVGLFLMPRFLDDGAQNHYRIVRLKDKLGTRSMASGEIKLEGAVAYAVGKLDRGFVQMAEMVNSSRLSNGVKSTALMRRAYHDAMTVAMNRVVFGSRIIDLPLGRRQMLKIMLPVEQALSMSFLTADALDRAEAGSQDAAALLRILTPTLKFRATRDARKVCGDALEMRGGIGYIEEFATPRLLRDAHLGSVWEGTGNIVAIDALRRAVGRHGAESALAADLQARLDDSASVPQAWRDNLRGLVDRAVGFAREVASKSENEADARRATSLLYHVASAVALAWEAHRIHEMRGDARRLLLSRLVIDHRVSPSDPFRLTENAVQAKIAELLLGDSSAGMSEVGELVLAA; from the coding sequence ATGCACAAGTCGGTCACAGCGCAGCCGAAAGATGCCGCGACCGCACCTTCAGGCCTGCTTGCGCCCGACACGTCAGGCATGAACTTCTACCGCGCCGATCCGGCGCTGACGGACCTGCTGCGCATCCATCTGCCGGACCCGCTATTCCGCCACATCGAGCCGCATCTCGACCGTCTCGGCGAACTTGCCGGCGGCCGTCTCGACGAATGCGCGCGCCTCGCCGACCGGCACACCCCGGTGCTGCACCAGCGCGACAAGTTCGGCCGCGACGTGCAGTGGATCGAGTATCACCCGGCCTATCGCGAGCTTGAGAATGCCGCTTTCGGCGAGTTCGGCATCCACGCGCTCTCGCTCCGGAAAGGCATCATGGGCTGGCCGGACAAATATCCTGTCGTCGCCAAGCACGCTTTCACGTTCCTGTTCAACCAGACCGAATTCGGCATGGGCTGCCCGATCAACGTCACCGATGGCTGCGCCAAGCTGCTTTCGAATTTCGGCAGCGAAGCGCTGAAGGCGAAGTATCTGGACGGCCTGACCTCGACCGACATGAGCAAGCTCACCCAGGGCGGCCAGTTCATGACCGAGAAGGAAGGCGGCTCCGATGTCGGCACGTTGACCACGCGCGCCGTGCCGGAGGGCGATCATTGGCGCCTCTACGGCGAGAAATGGTTCTGCTCGAATGCGGATGCCAAGGTCGTGATGTTGCTGGCGCGGCCCGAGGGGGCGGGCCCCGGCACGCGCGGTGTCGGTCTGTTCCTGATGCCGCGCTTCCTCGATGACGGCGCACAGAACCATTATCGGATCGTGCGCCTGAAGGACAAGCTCGGCACCCGCTCGATGGCGTCGGGGGAGATCAAGCTCGAAGGCGCGGTCGCCTATGCCGTCGGCAAGCTCGACCGCGGCTTCGTGCAGATGGCCGAGATGGTGAACTCGTCGCGCCTCTCCAACGGCGTGAAATCGACGGCGCTGATGCGCCGCGCCTATCATGACGCGATGACGGTGGCGATGAATCGCGTGGTGTTCGGGAGCCGCATCATCGACCTACCGCTCGGTCGTCGCCAGATGCTGAAGATCATGCTGCCGGTCGAGCAAGCGCTGTCGATGAGTTTCCTGACCGCGGATGCGCTCGACCGTGCGGAAGCCGGCAGCCAAGATGCGGCAGCGCTGCTGCGCATCCTCACCCCGACGCTGAAATTCCGCGCGACGCGCGATGCGCGAAAAGTCTGTGGCGATGCGCTCGAGATGCGCGGCGGCATCGGCTATATCGAGGAATTCGCCACGCCCCGCCTGCTGCGCGACGCGCATCTCGGCTCGGTCTGGGAAGGCACCGGCAACATCGTCGCGATCGATGCGCTGCGGCGGGCCGTCGGCCGCCATGGCGCGGAATCCGCGCTTGCGGCCGATCTGCAAGCGCGGCTCGACGACAGTGCCTCGGTGCCGCAGGCCTGGCGCGACAATCTGCGCGGCCTGGTCGATCGCGCGGTCGGGTTTGCGCGCGAGGTCGCCAGCAAGTCCGAGAACGAGGCCGATGCGCGGCGCGCCACGAGCCTGCTCTATCATGTCGCCAGCGCCGTGGCGCTCGCCTGGGAAGCCCATCGCATCCACGAGATGCGCGGCGATGCGCGCCGGCTGTTGTTGTCGCGGCTGGTGATCGATCACCGGGTGTCCCCGAGTGATCCGTTCCGGCTGACGGAAAATGCCGTGCAAGCGAAGATCGCCGAACTGCTGCTCGGCGACAGCTCGGCCGGCATGAGCGAGGTTGGCGAACTGGTGCTGGCAGCGTAG
- a CDS encoding SDR family NAD(P)-dependent oxidoreductase, with protein sequence MEHPTYKIALIVGAGEGLSASLARLLSKQGIRVALAARKIEKLGALCTETGAKAYACNATEPEEVERLFGLVEREIGTPDLVVYNASGRSRGPFVDLVPADVANAIAVSAYGGFLVAQQAAKRMLPNGHGAILFTGASASVKGYAQSAPFAMGKFALRGLAQSMARELSPQGIHVAHFVIDGGIRSAVRTEAADKPDSMLDPDAIAASYWSVLQQPRSAWSWELELRPWVEKF encoded by the coding sequence ATGGAACACCCGACATACAAGATCGCCCTCATCGTCGGCGCCGGCGAAGGCCTGAGCGCCTCGCTGGCGCGTCTGCTGTCCAAGCAGGGCATTCGCGTCGCGCTGGCCGCGCGCAAGATCGAGAAGCTCGGTGCGCTCTGCACCGAGACCGGCGCCAAGGCCTACGCCTGTAACGCCACCGAGCCTGAGGAGGTCGAGCGCCTGTTTGGCCTCGTCGAGCGCGAGATCGGCACGCCAGACCTCGTCGTCTACAATGCCAGCGGCCGCTCCCGCGGGCCTTTTGTCGATCTGGTCCCGGCCGACGTCGCCAATGCGATTGCGGTCAGTGCCTATGGTGGCTTCCTGGTGGCGCAGCAGGCGGCGAAGCGCATGCTACCGAACGGGCACGGTGCGATCCTGTTCACCGGCGCCTCGGCCAGCGTCAAAGGCTATGCGCAATCCGCGCCGTTCGCGATGGGCAAGTTCGCTCTGCGCGGCCTGGCGCAGAGCATGGCGCGCGAGCTGTCGCCACAGGGCATCCATGTCGCGCATTTCGTCATCGACGGCGGCATCCGCAGCGCGGTGCGGACAGAAGCAGCGGACAAGCCGGATTCAATGCTCGATCCCGACGCGATCGCGGCGAGCTACTGGAGCGTGCTGCAGCAGCCGCGCAGCGCCTGGAGCTGGGAGCTGGAGCTGCGGCCCTGGGTGGAGAAGTTTTGA
- a CDS encoding enoyl-CoA hydratase: protein MTMETTIDTGTNELLCVIRDRVAVITLNRPEARNSLSDALTPALRTMIRTCGEDPNVGALLITGAGEAFCAGGNVKGMGAHRDPRKLEMSLEDRIADLQERQRLLTGALVSVRKPTIAALPGAAVGAGLAIAMACDIRIAAQSAFVATGYARIALSGDYGIAWLLTRLVGTARARELMFTGDRVDATRAEAIGLVNRVVPDDKLQSEAFALAKSLAEGPRLALRYMKDNLDEALLFDFETARDHEAERLVRLTTTADHKEAVQAFIEKRKAVFTGK from the coding sequence ATGACCATGGAAACCACCATCGATACCGGCACCAATGAGCTCCTCTGCGTCATCCGCGACCGCGTCGCGGTAATCACGCTGAACCGGCCGGAGGCGCGCAATTCGCTATCGGACGCGCTGACGCCGGCGCTACGCACGATGATCCGCACCTGCGGTGAGGATCCCAATGTCGGCGCGCTGCTCATCACCGGCGCAGGCGAAGCGTTCTGCGCCGGCGGCAACGTCAAGGGCATGGGCGCGCATCGCGATCCCAGGAAGCTGGAGATGTCGCTGGAAGACCGCATCGCCGATCTCCAGGAGCGGCAGCGGTTGCTGACGGGCGCACTGGTGTCGGTGCGCAAGCCGACCATCGCCGCCCTCCCCGGCGCCGCGGTCGGCGCCGGCCTTGCCATCGCGATGGCTTGCGACATCCGCATCGCCGCGCAATCGGCCTTCGTCGCCACCGGCTATGCCCGCATCGCGCTGTCAGGGGATTACGGCATCGCCTGGCTGCTCACGCGCCTCGTCGGCACCGCGCGGGCGCGCGAATTGATGTTCACCGGCGATCGTGTCGATGCCACGCGCGCGGAAGCGATCGGCCTCGTCAACCGCGTCGTGCCCGATGACAAATTGCAGAGCGAGGCCTTCGCACTGGCCAAGTCGCTCGCCGAGGGGCCGCGCCTGGCGCTGCGCTACATGAAGGACAATCTCGACGAGGCCTTGCTGTTCGATTTCGAGACCGCTCGCGACCATGAGGCCGAACGGCTGGTGCGCCTGACCACGACCGCCGATCACAAGGAAGCGGTGCAGGCCTTCATCGAGAAGCGCAAGGCGGTGTTCACGGGGAAGTAG